The following proteins are co-located in the Paralichthys olivaceus isolate ysfri-2021 chromosome 10, ASM2471397v2, whole genome shotgun sequence genome:
- the parp9 gene encoding protein mono-ADP-ribosyltransferase PARP9, whose protein sequence is MASKLDITLQGPSVNIVRQCGPALSDILQSKFGCTAIFAHVASESVPTFVQQQKTFVPEKKFGGVLRGGIKLSVWKDDLANVRVDAVVNAANIRLQHYGGLAQVLSRVGGQQIQKESDDYIRRMGELKTGDAIVCGAGLLPCKKIIHAVGPCLPLYPTQSEVNQANQLLKRTITSILDKVKENNLKNVAIPAISSGLFNFPLPVCANTIVSTVKEYYDKNSYGHLPEEILLVNNDDPSVNEMERACCEIFSPKLYSKVAGAGAGAGAGAAKNSTSTVQIGAVQLTLKWGKIEEQETDVIVNTASADRDLGYGVISKALLKKAGHGLQQELCRNKKNGSVIVTKGYSLQCKEVFHTFCSATRAVLFKSVLDCLYIAVSNNHRSISFPAIGTGGLGFSKTEVAQIMSAAVEDFAKKSPQALEVHFVIFPLDKDTYKAFEEAMRSLPQKASKPGFTQELEHRDNLPDGKPAAPQISLHGSSESIFEAEQWLRGLFKSSDTVTIRNNFIQHFGEQEHLKLAHLSSQKTIDIEESFDKGHADITVYGDSCEDIVVAALQVEAMLCNIQREFVREEERAMLPFSTEKVTFERTPVDNFNDTFSKKSSVLKKEGLHMLKLEKVANPTLKMMFEEKKKQLQCFTPQTMFQCIPAQFCEMVSHVGFHAEYAPPADPAYGEGIYFAGTARKAMEVWKNHNEKYVYLVEAEVLTGNSTPGRPGLILPVMGTNSQMISSVSGGPDISVIFSGYQALPKYILTCVVG, encoded by the exons ATGGCCAGTAAGTTGGATATCACTCTTCAAGGGCCTTCAGTCAACATTGTGAGGCAGTGTGGACCGGCCCTGAGCGACATCCTCCAGAGCAAATTCGGATGCACGGCCATCTTTGCGCATGTGGCTTCTGAAAGTGTTCCGacctttgtgcagcagcagaaaaccttTGTTCCAGAGAAGAAGTTTGGTGGCGTGCTGCGTGGAGGCATCAAGTTATCTGTGTGGAAGGACGATCTCGCCAATGTTCGCGTGGATGCAGTCGTGAATGCTGCAAACATTAGGCTTCAACACTATGGCGGCCTCGCTCAAGTTCTGTCCCGCGTGGGTGGTCAGCAGATCCAAAAGGAAAGTGATGACTACATCAGACGGATGGGGGAACTGAAAACAGGAGATGCAATTGTCTGTGGTGCTGGATTACTACCATGTAAGAAGATCATTCATGCTGTGGGCCCTTGCTTACCATTATATCCAACACAGTCTGAAGTTAATCAGGCTAATCAGCTGTTGAAGAGGACCATCACAAGCATTCTGGacaaggttaaagaaaacaacctgaaGAACGTCGCCATTCCTGCTATAAGCTCGGGACTGTTCAACTTCCCCCTGCCAGTCTGTGCGAACACCATCGTGTCAACTGTGAAAGAGTACTATGACAAGAACTCTTACGGACATCTTCCTGAGGAGATCCTCCTTGTCAACAACGATGACCCTTCGGTGAATGAAATGGAGAGGGCCTGTTGTGAGATATTTTCCCCCAAACTGTACAGCAAGgtagcaggagcaggagcaggagctggagcaggagctgcCAAAAACTCCACTTCTACGGTCCAGATTGGAGCTGTCCAACTGACACTGAAGTGGGGTAAAATTGAGGAACAGGAG ACAGATGTCATCGTAAACACTGCATCAGCAGACAGAGACCTGGGATACGGTGTCATCTCCAAAGCTTTATTGAAGAAAGCAGGTCATGGATTGCAACAGGAGCTTTGCAGAAACAAGAAAAACGGAAGTGTGATCGTAACAAAAGGCTACTCCCTGCAATGTAAAGAGGTGTTTCACACTTTTTGCAGTGCAACACGGGCG GTCCTTTTCAAGTCAGTCCTGGACTGCCTATATATCGCAGTCTCAAATAATCACAGGTCGATTTCCTTCCCCGCCATCGGCACTGGAGGCCTCGGCTTTAGTAAAACAGAAGTTGCCCAGATCATGTCAGCTGCAGTGGAGGACTTTGCCAAGAAGTCCCCCCAAGCCTTGGAAGTTCACTTTGTCATATTTCCATTGGACAAAGACACATATAAG GCTTTTGAGGAAGCGATGAGATCTCTCCCTCAAAAAGCATCGAAACCTGGCTTTACACAGG AGTTGGAGCATAGAGATAACCTCCCGGACGGCAAACCTGCCGCTCCGCAGATCAGCCTGCATGGCAGCTCTGAGTCGATTTTCGAGGCTGAACAATGGCTCCGCGGCCTTTTCAAATCCTCTGACACCGTCACCATCCGTAACAACTTCATTCAGCACTTTGGCGAGCAGGAACATCTAAAGCTGGCCCATTTGTCGAGCCAAAAGACCATCGACATCGAGGAGTCCTTTGACAAAGGTCATGCAGACATAACAGTGTACGGGGATTCATGTGAGGATATTGTCGTGGCAGCCTTGCAGGTGGAGGCCATGCTCTGTAACATCCAGAGGGAATTCGTCCGAGAGGAAGAGCGCGCCATGCTCCCATTCTCCACCGAGAAGGTGACCTTTGAAAGAACGCCAGTTGATAATTTCAATGATACGTTCTCAAAAAAATCGTCTGTTCTCAAAAAGGAGGGGCTGCACATGTTGAAG TTGGAGAAAGTGGCGAACCCGACGCTGAAGATGATGtttgaagagaagaaaaaacagctACAATGCTTCACTCCTCAAACCATGTTTCAGTGCATACCTGCACAGTTCTGCGAGATGGTCAGCCATGTTGGATTCCATGCAGAGTACGCACCACCTGCAG ACCCAGCTTATGGAGAGGGTATCTACTTTGCTGGCACCGCGAGGAAAGCCATGGAAGTGTGGAAGAATCACAATGAGAAGTACGTGTACTTGGTGGAGGCCGAAGTGCTGACAGGAAACTCCACCCCTGGCAGACCAGGTCTCATTCTACCAGTTATGGGGACAAACTCCCAAATGATCAGCAGTGTGAGTGGAGGACCTGACATCTCTGTCATATTCAGTGGTTACCAGGCTCTGCCCAAGTACATCCTGACCTGTGTGGTGGGCTAA
- the faima gene encoding fas apoptotic inhibitory molecule a — protein MSSDLAGVWEVALSDGVHRIEFEHGTTTGKRVIYVDGQEILRRDWMFKLVGKETFSVGKSDTKATINIDAVSGFAYEYTLEINGKSLKKYMENRSKVTSTWVLNLDGTDCRVVLEKDTMDVWCNGQNIETAGEFVDDGTETHFTLGDHNCCVKAVSSGKRRDGIIHTLLVDGTEIAECTE, from the exons ATGTCCAGTGATCTCGCTGGTGTGTGGGAGGTGGCGCTGAGCGACGGAGTCCACAGGATAGAGTTCGAACACGGCACGACCACCGGGAAGAGGGTCATCTACGTTGATGGACAG GAGATCCTGAGACGGGACTGGATGTTCAAGCTGGTGGGCAAGGAGACATTCAGTGTGGGTAAATCGGACACCAAAGCCACCATCAACATCGATGCGGTCAGCGGGTTCGCCTACGAGTACACGCTGGAGATCAACGGCAAGAGCTTGAAGAAGTACATGGAgaacaggtcaaaggtcaccagCACCTGGGTGCTCAACCTGGATGGCACTGACTGCAGGGTGGTCCTGG AGAAAGACACTATGGACGTTTGGTGCAATGGACAAAATATTGAAACTGCA GGCGAGTTTGTGGACGATGGCACAGAGACGCATTTCACACTCGGGGACCATAACTGCTGTGTGAAGGCCGTGAGCAGCGGCAAGAGAAGAGACGGGATCATTCACACGCTGCTTGTGGACGGCACAGAGATAGCGGAGTGCACGGAGTGA